The genomic interval GGCGCGTGCAACAGGTCCGTCGCACGCTCATTCCCGAGGTCCGGGCAAAAAAAGACCCGCCCGTCCCGCGGCCCCGGTTTTTGGTGGGGTGCGCGAAACGGGCGGGCCCGAACTGCCTGGCATCTCACTTCCGCCGCATGGTGGCTTCTTCAGCGCGCCAGACGAGCGGAGGTGGACGCCTGACTCTTGCTGTCGGTCAAGGCATCACCTCCTTTCTGCGGCCACTTACTTAATGAGGGGATTCTGGCGGCGCCATGTGTGATGCCGCACGAATCCAATCCGGAAGGAGGGCAGGCGAGGAGGCAGGCACTCCTCAAGCGGCCACGAACTGGCGTTCCACCAGGCGGCGGTAGAGGCCGTCCTGGCCCATGAGCGCGGCGTGGTTGCCGCTCTGCACCACCTTGCCGCCCTCCAGCACCAGCACGCGGTCCGCGCCGATCACCGTGGACAGGCGGTGGGCGATGATGAGGGTGGTGCGGCCCTTCATCAGCCGCTCCAGGGCCTCCTGCACCAGGTGCTCGCTCTCCGCGTCGAGCGCGCTCGTCGCCTCGTCCAGCACCAGCAGGCGCGGATTCTTGAGCACCGCGCGGGCGATGGCGATGCGCTGCTTCTGCCCACCGGACAGCTGCACGCCGCGCTCGCCCACCAGGGTGCGGTAGCCCTCGGGGAAGCGGGAGATGAAGTCGTGCGCGTTGGCGGCGCGCGCGGCGGCCTCCACCTCTTCGTCCGAGGCGTCCATGCGGCCGTAGCGGATGTTGTCGGCGATGGAGGAGGCGAAGAGCATCGGCTCCTGGGCCACCGTTCCCACCTGCTGGCGCAGCCACTCGGGGTCGAGCGTGCGCAGCTCCGTGCCGTCCAGCAGCACGCGCCCGCCCTGCGGGTCATACATGCGCGCCAGCATGGCGGCGATGGTGGACTTGCCCGCGCCCGAGGGGCCGACGATGGCCACCACCTCGCCCGGGGCGAGCGCCATGTCGATGCCCTGGAGCACCGGGACGTCCGGGCGCGTGGGGTAGGCGAAGCGCACGCTCTGGAACTCGACGCGGCCCTGCACGGACGGCAGGCGCTCGCCGCCCGAGGCGGGGATGGCGGGCTGGCGGTCGATGAGCTCGAAGACGCGCTCGGCGGCGCCGGAGGCGCGCATGAAGTCCGCCCAGAGGTCCGCCAGGGCGCCCAGCGCGAAGGCCACCATCAGCGAGTAGATGAGGAAGGAGGTGAGGCTGCCCACGGACATCCTGCCGTCGAGCACCAGACGGCCGCCGTACCAGAGCACCACCGCCGAGGCGATGTAGCCGGCCGAGGAGGCCCCGGCCAGGAAGAAGGAGGACTGCTTCACCCGGCGGCGCGCGACGTCGAAGGCGCGCTCGGTGGTGTCGCGGTAGCGATCCACCTCGTGGCGCTCGGCGGCGAAGGAGCGCACGGTGCGGATGCCGGAGAGGCTCTCCTCGGCCACCTCGTTGGCGGCGGCGAGTGCGTCCTGCACTTCCTTGGACAGCCCGCGCACCTTGCGGCCGTACGTCACCGCCCCCACCGCCACCGCCGGCACGATGGCCAGCATCAGCCCCGTGAGCACCGGCGAGGTGTAGAAGAGCAGCGCGATGCCGCCCAGCGCCTGCGCCGCGTTGCGCAGCCCCATGGAAATGTTCACGCTCACGGTGTTTTGCAGCACCGTGGTGTCCGAGGCGAGGCGGTTGGTGAGCTCACCCGTCTTGCGCTCGTCGAAGAAGCCCACCTCCTGGCCCATGAGGCTGGCGAAGAGGTCCTGCCGCAGTTGCGTCACCACGCGCTCGCCCGCGGTGGTGAAGAGGTAGAAGCGCAGGGCCATGGCCACGCCCTGGAAGATGAAGACGGCCACCATGGCCAGGGCGGCCTTGTCGATGAGGCCGTGGTCCTTGGCTCCGAGCGCCTCGTCGATGATGTAGCCGATGGCCTTGGGGTACAGCAGGCCCAGGCCACTGGCGAGCAGCAGGAAGAAGGTACCGGCGAGGAGTCTGCGCGCCTGGGGCCGGGCAAGGCCCAGGATGCGGCGGAACGTCAGGCGGGAGAACTTGGGTTTCTTGGGGGCGTCGGACACGGGCGCAGACTAACGCGGGATGCCCACCGCCGCACGATTGCCCGCGTGTGGAGCGGGCGGGCTCAACCGCGCATCGCCTCCTCCACCCGGGCCACGTCCTCGGGCACGTCCACCGCCACCGTGCGCCCCGCGACCTTCCCGCAACGGATGCGGATGCCGTGCTCCAGGGCCCGGAGTTGTTCCAACTTCTCAGACTGCTCCAGTGGCGTGGCGCTCAGGCCCGCCAGCCGCAGCAGCGTCTCGCGCCGGTAGCCGTACAGCCCCAGGTGCGCCCAGCGCTTCACCGCCGCGGCCTCGGCCGGCTCGCGCAGGAAGGGGATGGTGCTGCGGCTGAAGTAGAGCGCGTCTCCGTTGAGCGCTAGCACCGCCTTCACCACATGCGGGCTCTCCGCCTCGATGGCATCCAGCGGGCGCACCAGCGTACCCATCCCCACCTCCGGGTCGGCGAAGAGGCCCGCCAACACCCGGAGTGAATCCGGATCCACCAGCGGCTCGTCGCCCTGGACGTTGATCCAGACGTCCACCTCCGGACGGGCCCGCGCCACCTCGGCCACCCGGTCCGTGCCCGTGGCGCAGTCCGGCGACGTCATCACCGCCGTGCCGCCGAAGCGCGCCACCGCCTCCTGGATGCGCGCGTCGTCGGTGGCCACCACCACCTCGTCGAAGACGCGCGCCTCCTGGCAGCGGCGCCAGACGTGCTCGATCATCGGCCGGCCGGCGATGAGGGCCAGGGGCTTGCCGGGAAAGCGCGTGCTGGCGTAGCGGGCGGGAATGACGGCGAGGGTGCGGTGGGAGGACATGGCGCCGCCTGTCTATCAGATTCAGGACGCCGCGAGGCACCGTCGGACGGGGGGCACTAGGCACCCGGGGGGGCATGCCTAGCTTCCCGCCACCATGAAGAAGGTTCTCCATATCGTTGGGGCGCGTCCCAACTTCATGAAGGTCGCGCCCATCCACCGGGCCATTTCCGAGCGTGGCGTGCTCGCCCAGAAGCTGGTGCACACCGGCCAGCACTACGACGTGAAGATGAGCGACGTCTTCTTCACGGACCTGGGCATGCCCGCTCCGGACATCCACCTGGGTATCGGCTC from Archangium lipolyticum carries:
- the kdsB gene encoding 3-deoxy-manno-octulosonate cytidylyltransferase; the encoded protein is MSSHRTLAVIPARYASTRFPGKPLALIAGRPMIEHVWRRCQEARVFDEVVVATDDARIQEAVARFGGTAVMTSPDCATGTDRVAEVARARPEVDVWINVQGDEPLVDPDSLRVLAGLFADPEVGMGTLVRPLDAIEAESPHVVKAVLALNGDALYFSRSTIPFLREPAEAAAVKRWAHLGLYGYRRETLLRLAGLSATPLEQSEKLEQLRALEHGIRIRCGKVAGRTVAVDVPEDVARVEEAMRG
- a CDS encoding ABC transporter ATP-binding protein, which translates into the protein MSDAPKKPKFSRLTFRRILGLARPQARRLLAGTFFLLLASGLGLLYPKAIGYIIDEALGAKDHGLIDKAALAMVAVFIFQGVAMALRFYLFTTAGERVVTQLRQDLFASLMGQEVGFFDERKTGELTNRLASDTTVLQNTVSVNISMGLRNAAQALGGIALLFYTSPVLTGLMLAIVPAVAVGAVTYGRKVRGLSKEVQDALAAANEVAEESLSGIRTVRSFAAERHEVDRYRDTTERAFDVARRRVKQSSFFLAGASSAGYIASAVVLWYGGRLVLDGRMSVGSLTSFLIYSLMVAFALGALADLWADFMRASGAAERVFELIDRQPAIPASGGERLPSVQGRVEFQSVRFAYPTRPDVPVLQGIDMALAPGEVVAIVGPSGAGKSTIAAMLARMYDPQGGRVLLDGTELRTLDPEWLRQQVGTVAQEPMLFASSIADNIRYGRMDASDEEVEAAARAANAHDFISRFPEGYRTLVGERGVQLSGGQKQRIAIARAVLKNPRLLVLDEATSALDAESEHLVQEALERLMKGRTTLIIAHRLSTVIGADRVLVLEGGKVVQSGNHAALMGQDGLYRRLVERQFVAA